One window of Vidua chalybeata isolate OUT-0048 chromosome 14, bVidCha1 merged haplotype, whole genome shotgun sequence genomic DNA carries:
- the LOC128795386 gene encoding uncharacterized protein LOC128795386 has protein sequence MSFLKVLLCVLVLASPLLSEASQPNCNGVVDFEACLGNTDEFCPENIPCQCKDGEPFCRNASWDLVTQSLAKYLCIKSGNRWVCDYYRTGWKEYWYTGPKCNHLWNTLDFILVATLPAVALVIAVVVIFSAVYCLKMKKAAKQQRPPEIPIVPPRKQPKPPYSGAQQNPAFSTDTAASPGHCQPAGDAWVGQIPKAVLKREDFNDASIPNQRQNYSPVYAQPLRAADPASDYFPQSRAQGDEFDYPRKGLPYPVYPEARQYQRY, from the exons ATGTCCTTTCTGAAAGTCCTGCTGTGTGTCCTGGTCCTGGCCAGCCCCTTGCTGAGTGAAGCTTCACAAC CCAACTGCAATGGAGTTGTGGACTTTGAGGCCTGTCTGGGTAATACAGATGAGTTCTGTCCTGAAAATATTCCTTGTCAGTGTAAAGATGGAGAACCTTTTTGCAG AAATGCCAGCTGGGACTTGGTTACTCAGAGCCTGGCAAAGTACCTTTGCATCAAATCTGGAAACAGATGGGT aTGTGATTACTACAGAACGGGCTGGAAGGAGTACTGGTACACGGGCCCCAAATGTAACCACCTTTGGAACACTCTGGATTTCATTTTAGTGGCTACTCTTCCTGCAGTGGCACTGGTTATCGCAGTGGTTGtaatattttctgctgtctactgcttgaaaatgaaaaaagctgC GAAGCAGCAAAGGCCTCCAGAAATTCCCATTGTGCCCCCCAGGAAGCAGCCAAAGCCTCCATACAGTGGAGCACAGCAGAACCCTGCATTCAGCACTGACACAGCTGCCAGCCCGGGGCACTGTCAGCCAGCCGGG GATGCCTGGGTTGGACAAATTCCAAAAGCTGTGCTGAAAAGGGAAGATTTTAATGATGCCTCAATCCCAAATCAAAGGCAGAATTACAG TCCCGTGTATGCTCAGCCTCTAAGGGCAGCAGATCCAGCATCAGATTATTTCCCTCAGTCCCGAGCCCAGGGGGATGAGTTTGACTATCCCAGGAAGGGTTTGCCTTATCCAGTTTATCCAGAGGCAAGACAGTACCAG AGATACTAA